The Fundulus heteroclitus isolate FHET01 unplaced genomic scaffold, MU-UCD_Fhet_4.1 scaffold_44, whole genome shotgun sequence genome includes a region encoding these proteins:
- the LOC118560502 gene encoding P2Y purinoceptor 12-like, translating into MSRASPQRGPPQVSSVSSVSLPLPPPERSDGRREEDRDVNAAQEEVSLDLQVQAGRHTEIGPAMSSSAPETMNGDNSTSCDPNHRAANTFFIIIYSLMFLVGLVLNGFTLRVYFCVAQHQASSSVTIYLKNLAASDFLISLCLPLRIMNFATNSSVIRQVYCNFGASAFYLNMYASILFMGYIAANSSSFDTVRVISPGHKVGRFEKMTI; encoded by the exons ATGAGCCGAGCGTCACCGCAGAGAGGTCCACCGCAGGTTTCATCagtttcttctgtttctcttcctctaCCGCCCCCTGAGCGCAGCGATGGCAGGCGAGAGGAGGACAGAGATGTGAACGCAGCGCAGGAGGAAGTCAGTTTGGATCTGCAGGTTCAGGCAGGCAGACACACAG AAATCGGTCCTGCCATGTCCTCCAGCGCACCAGAAACGATGAACGGCGATAATTCCACCTCCTGTGACCCAAATCACAGAGCGGCCAACACGTTCTTCATCATCATCTACAGCCTCATGTTTCTG GTGGGTCTGGTCTTGAACGGCTTCACGTTGAGGGTTTACTTCTGTGTGGCTCAGCATCAGGCATCCAGCAGCGTCACCATCTACCTGAAGAACCTGGCAGCCTCCGACTTCCTGATCAGCCTCTGCCTCCCGCTGCGCATCATGAACTTCGCCACCAACTCCAGCGTCATCCGACAGGTCTACTGCAACTTCGGCGCCTCGGCCTTTTATCTCAACATGTACGCCAGCATCCTGTTCATGGGCTACATTGCTGCCAACAG TTCCTCTTTCGACACGGTCAGGGTGATCAGCCCTGGCCATAAGGTCGGCCGCTTTGAGAAAATGACCATTTGA
- the rnaset2l gene encoding ribonuclease T2-like isoform X1 encodes MCSCSRAAQRRPRWQMEMFFSALPLLAFLLLPGVSATPGGLWEDNKYGRHSSEVLHPEHNCSWTCMLFTLQWPGGFCQSLYKKTQCRIPQNISSWTIHGLWPLRTQRCCSCWPMFPSDVQDLEEELEEYWPSLLKTKPCSHFWKEEWIKHGSCAACVEGFNSPLKYFQICLKLRHQFDIYGLLRDAGITPSCERLYKVAEVQKVLVPHVGDKHEIQCVKDEQDRQVLFQVKVRLSRNLTIGCDHHGDTDGGPAAGPGPASGPGPAAGPGPAAGPGPGPPPPPGHPCPPDEPFFYLPIKHEEPWRPCG; translated from the exons atgtgcagctgcagcagagcagcTCAGAGACGACCACGCTGGCAG ATGGAGATGTTCTTCTCAGCGCTGCCTCTGCTGGCCTTCCTGCTGCTCCCTGGTGTCTCTGCAACGCCAGGAGGACTATGGGAGGACAACAAATATGGCCGCCACAGCTCTGAGGTGCTGCACCCCGAGCACAACTGCAGCTGGACCTGCATGCTGTTCACCCTGCAGTGGCCAGGGGGGTTCTGCCAG TCTTTGTACAAAAAGACCCAGTGCAGGATTCCTcagaacatcagcagctggaccATCCATGGCCTCTG GCCTCTCCGTACTCAGaggtgctgcagctgctggccgATGTTCCCCTCTGATGTCCAG GACCTGGAAGAAGAGTTGGAGGAGTACTGGCCGTCGCTCCTGAAGACCAAACCCTGCTCTCATTTCTG GAAGGAGGAGTGGATCAAACACGGATCCTGCGCTGCGTGTGTTGAAGGATTCAACTCTCCTCTAAAATACTTTCAGATCTGCCTGAAACTACGTCACCAGTTTGACATCTATGG ACTGCTGCGGGATGCAGGCATCACTCCGTCCTGTGAGCGACTCTACAAG gtcGCAGAGGTCCAGAAGGTCCTGGTGCCACACGTCGGAGACAAACATGAGATCCAGTGTGTGAAAGATGAGCAG GACAGACAGGTGCTGTTCCAGGTGAAGGTCCGGCTGTCCCGTAACCTCACCATCGGCTGTGATCACCACGGAGACACCGACGGGGGCCCAGCAGCCGGACCGGGTCCTGCATCTGGACCGGGCCCTGCAGCCGGACCGGGCCCTGCAGCCGGACCGGGTCCtggacccccaccccccccgggccacccctgccccccagaCGAGCCGTTCTTCTACCTGCCCATAAAGCACGAGGAACCGTGGCGACCCTGCGGCTGA
- the rnaset2l gene encoding ribonuclease T2-like isoform X2 yields MIGPSEDQKKMEMFFSALPLLAFLLLPGVSATPGGLWEDNKYGRHSSEVLHPEHNCSWTCMLFTLQWPGGFCQSLYKKTQCRIPQNISSWTIHGLWPLRTQRCCSCWPMFPSDVQDLEEELEEYWPSLLKTKPCSHFWKEEWIKHGSCAACVEGFNSPLKYFQICLKLRHQFDIYGLLRDAGITPSCERLYKVAEVQKVLVPHVGDKHEIQCVKDEQDRQVLFQVKVRLSRNLTIGCDHHGDTDGGPAAGPGPASGPGPAAGPGPAAGPGPGPPPPPGHPCPPDEPFFYLPIKHEEPWRPCG; encoded by the exons ATGATCGGACCTTCTGAAGACCAGAAGAAG ATGGAGATGTTCTTCTCAGCGCTGCCTCTGCTGGCCTTCCTGCTGCTCCCTGGTGTCTCTGCAACGCCAGGAGGACTATGGGAGGACAACAAATATGGCCGCCACAGCTCTGAGGTGCTGCACCCCGAGCACAACTGCAGCTGGACCTGCATGCTGTTCACCCTGCAGTGGCCAGGGGGGTTCTGCCAG TCTTTGTACAAAAAGACCCAGTGCAGGATTCCTcagaacatcagcagctggaccATCCATGGCCTCTG GCCTCTCCGTACTCAGaggtgctgcagctgctggccgATGTTCCCCTCTGATGTCCAG GACCTGGAAGAAGAGTTGGAGGAGTACTGGCCGTCGCTCCTGAAGACCAAACCCTGCTCTCATTTCTG GAAGGAGGAGTGGATCAAACACGGATCCTGCGCTGCGTGTGTTGAAGGATTCAACTCTCCTCTAAAATACTTTCAGATCTGCCTGAAACTACGTCACCAGTTTGACATCTATGG ACTGCTGCGGGATGCAGGCATCACTCCGTCCTGTGAGCGACTCTACAAG gtcGCAGAGGTCCAGAAGGTCCTGGTGCCACACGTCGGAGACAAACATGAGATCCAGTGTGTGAAAGATGAGCAG GACAGACAGGTGCTGTTCCAGGTGAAGGTCCGGCTGTCCCGTAACCTCACCATCGGCTGTGATCACCACGGAGACACCGACGGGGGCCCAGCAGCCGGACCGGGTCCTGCATCTGGACCGGGCCCTGCAGCCGGACCGGGCCCTGCAGCCGGACCGGGTCCtggacccccaccccccccgggccacccctgccccccagaCGAGCCGTTCTTCTACCTGCCCATAAAGCACGAGGAACCGTGGCGACCCTGCGGCTGA
- the supt5h gene encoding transcription elongation factor SPT5 (The sequence of the model RefSeq protein was modified relative to this genomic sequence to represent the inferred CDS: added 319 bases not found in genome assembly) — MSDSEDSDFSDNQSERSSDGEAEEADENEEEPASPVGSDKIAEEEGEDLDEDEEEYDEEEDEEDDDRPRKKPKHGGFILDEADVDDEDEDEDRWSEGGEDILEKANEEAEASNLDHVVLDEDHSGSRRLQNLWRDSREEALGEYYMRKYAKSSVGEHYAGGPEELSDDITQQQLLPGVKDPNLWTVKCKIGEERATAIALMRKFIAYQFTDTPLQIKSVVAPDHVKGYIYVESYKQTHVKAAIEGIGNLRMGFWNQQMVPIKEMTDVLKVVKEVTNLKPKSWVRLKRGLYKDDIAQVDYVEPSQNTISLKMIPRIDLDRIKAKMSLRDWFAKRKKFKRPPQRLFDAEKIRSLGGEVSHDGDFMIFEGNRYSRKGFLFKSFAMSAVITDGVKPTLSELEKFEDQPEGIDLEVVTESGKEREHNLQAGDNVEVCEGELINLQGKILSVDGNKITIMPKHEDLKDPLEFPAHELRKYFRMGDHVKVIAGRYEGDTGLIVRVEDNFVILFSDLTMHELKVLPRDLQLCSETASGVDVGGQHEWGELVQLDPQTVGVIVRLERETFQVLNMHGKVLTVRHQAVNRKKDNRFAVALDSEQNNIHVKDIVKVIDGPHSGREGEIRHLFRGFAFLHCKKLVENGGMFVCKTRHLVLAGGSKPRDVTNFTVGGFAPMSPRISSPMHHGGGGAQQRGGGGGGGGFGRGRGRRDNELIGQTVRISQGPYKGYIGVVKDATESTARVELHSTCQTISVDRQRLTTMGAKRHTGSTSAHGRTPMFGSQTPMYGAGSRTPIYGSQTPMHDGNRTPHYGSQTPLHDGSRTPGQSGAWDPSNPNTPSRNDEEYDFGFDDEPSPSPQGYGGTPNPQTPGYPEVPSPQVNPQYNPQTPGTPAMYNPEQYSPYAAPSPQGSYQPSPSPQSYHQVAPSPVGFQNTHSPASYHPTPSPMAYQASPSPSPVGYSPMTPGAPSPGGYNPHTPGSNIEQGSGDWVTTDILVRVKDSFMDLMGQIGVIRSVTGGMCSVFMQESEKVVSVSSDHLEPVTPTKNNKVKVILGEDREATGILLSIDGDDGIVRMELDDQLKILNLRFLGRLDH, encoded by the exons AAGAGGCTGAAG CCTCTAATCTGGACCACGTGGTTCTGGACGAAGATCATTCTGGGTCCAGACGGCTGCAGAACCTCTGGAG GGACTCCAGGGAGGAGGCGCTGGGAGAATACTACATGAGGAAATACGCCAAGTCTTCAGTGGGAGAGCA TTATGCTGGCGGTCCCGAGGAGCTTTCTGATGACATcacgcagcagcagctgcttcctGGAGTCAA GGACCCGAACCTGTGGACTGTAAAGTGTAAG ATCGGGGAGGAGAGAGCAACGGCCATCGCTCTGATGAGGAAGTTCATCGCTTACCAGTTCACCGACACA CCGCTCCAGATCAAGTCCGTGGTGGCGCCCGATCACGTCAAAGGCTACATTTACGTGGAGTCGTACAAGCAGACGCACGTCAAGGCCGCCATCGAGGGCATCGGTAATCTGAGGATGGGCTTCTGGAACCAGCAGATGGTTCCCATCAAAGAGATGACGGATGTCCTGAAGGTGGTCAAGGAGGTGACCAACCTGAAGCCCAAGTCCTGGGTCCGGCTCAAGAGAGGCCTGTACAAGGACGACATCGCTCAG GTGGACTACGTGGAGCCCAGCCAGAACACCATCTCCCTGAAGATGATTCCTCGCATTGACCTGGACCGCATCAAGGCCAAGATGAGTCTG AGAGACTGGTTCGCTAAGAGGAAGAAGTTCAAGAGGCCTCCGCAGCGACTCTTTGACGCTGAGAAGATCAG GTCTCTGGGTGGGGAGGTGAGCCACGACGGAGACTTCATGATCTTTGAGGGGAACCGCTACAGCCGCAAAGGATTCCTGTTTAAAAGCTTCGCCATGTCCGCCGTG ATCACAGACGGCGTGAAGCCCACCCTGTCGGAGCTGGAGAAGTTCGAGGACCAGCCTGAGGGAATCGACCTGGAGGTGGTGACCGAGTCAG GGAAGGAGCGCGAACACAACCTGCAGGCCGGAGACAACGTGGAGGTCTGCGAGGGAGAGCTGATCAACCTGCAGGGCAAAATCCTCAGCGTGGACGGCAACAAGATCACCATCATGCCCAAACACGAGGACCTGAAG GACCCCCTGGAGTTCCCGGCCCACGAGCTGAGGAAGTATTTCCGGATGGGCGACCACGTGAAGGTGATCGCCGGGCGCTACGAGGGCGACACGGGGCTCATCGTGCGGGTGGAGGACAACTTCGTCATCCTCTTCTCGGACCTGACCATGCACGAG CTCAAGGTGCTGCCCAGAGACCTGCAGCTGTGCTCGGAGACGGCGTCCGGCGTGGACGTGGGGGGGCAGCACGAGTGGGGCGAGCTGGTGCAGCTGGACCCGCAGACCGTCGGCGTCATCGTCCGCCTGGAGAGGGAGACCTTCCAG GTTCTGAACATGCACGGCAAGGTTCTGACGGTGCGCCACCAGGCGGTCAACCGCAAGAAGGACAACCGCTTCGCCGTGGCGCTGGACTCCGAGCAGAACAACATCCACGTCAAAGACATCGTGAAGGTGATCGACGGGCCGCACTCG GGCCGGGAGGGCGAGATCCGCCACCTGTTCCGAGGCTTCGCCTTCCTGCACTGCAAGAAGCTGGTGGAGAACGGAGGGATGTTCGTCTGCAAGACCAGACACCTGGTTCTGGCCGGAGGCTCCAAG CCCAGAGACGTGACCAACTTCACGGTTGGCGGCTTCGCTCCCATGAGCCCTCGCATCAGCAGCCCCATGCACCACGGCGGAGGAG GCGCTCAGCagagaggaggcggaggaggaggaggggggttcGGGCGGGGTCGAGGACGCAGAGACAACGAGCTGATCGGTCAGACGGTGCGCATCTCCCAGGGTCCTTACAAAG GATACATCGGTGTGGTGAAGGACGCCACGGAGTCCACGGCCCGGGTGGAGCTGCACTCCACCTGCCAGACCATCTCTGTGGACCGGCAGAGGTTGACCACCAT GGGCGCCAAGCGGCACACGGGATCGACCTCGGCCCACGGACGCACGCCCATGTTTGGCTCCCAGACGCCGATGTACGGCGCCGGCTCCAGAACGCCCATCTACGGCTCCCAGACGCCGATGCACGACG GAAACCGAACGCCTCACTACGGCTCCCAGACCCCGCTGCATGATGGGAGCAGGACCCCCGGGCAGAGCGGCGCCTGGGACCCCAGCAACCCCAACACGCCCTCCAG GAACGATGAAGAGTACGACTTCGGGTTCGATGACGAGCCCTCGCCGTCTCCTCAGGGCTACGGTGGGACCCCCAACCCCCAGACCCCGGGCTACCCCGAGGTCCCCTCCCCACAGGTCAACCCCCAGTACAACCCTCAGACCCCGGGGACGCCTGCCAT GTACAACCCGGAGCAGTATTCTCCGTACGCGGCGCCGTCTCCACAGGGCTCCTACCAGCCCAGCCCCAGTCCGCAGAGCTACCACCAGGTGGCGCCGTCGCCCGTCGGCTTCCAGAACACGCACTCGCCGGCCAGCTACCACCCGACCCCCTCCCCCATGGCCTATCAG gccAGTCCCAGCCCCAGCCCGGTGGGCTACAGTCCGATGACACCCGGGGCGCCCTCCCCCGGCGGGTACAACCCCCACACCCCCGGCTCCAACATCGAGCAAGGCAGCGGCGACTGGGTGACCACAGACATCCTGGTGCGGGTCAAAGACTCCTTCATGGACCTGATGGGTCAGATCGGCGTGATCCGGAGCGTCACG GGAGGGATGTGCTCCGTGTTCATGCAGGAGTCCGAGAAGGTGGTCAGCGTCAGCAGCGATCATCTGGAGCCCGTCACGCCGACAAAGAACAACAAG GTGAAGGTGATTCTGGGAGAAGACCGCGAGGCCACGGGGATCCTGCTGAGCATCGACGGAGACGACGGCATCGTCCGCATGGAGCTGGACGACCAGCTGAAGATCCTCAACCTGAGGTTCCTGGGCCGGCTGGACCACTGA